Proteins encoded together in one Benincasa hispida cultivar B227 chromosome 1, ASM972705v1, whole genome shotgun sequence window:
- the LOC120081489 gene encoding multiple organellar RNA editing factor 8, chloroplastic/mitochondrial-like isoform X2: protein MAVILNTGSLSWKSQRRISRGMRLSTAISKRLPWLSEVCYSEEEARMKIYSVSTRCYFAFGCLVSEELSYKIKELPKVRWVLPDSYLDVKNKDYGGEPFINGQAVPYDPKYHEEWIKNNARANERNKRNDRSRNFDRSRNFERRRENMQNREFPNASANKLTGPSMSPPAPSSMPPNNFSPSMPPQNHARMPEGNYLGGPPPPNNFNIPPPPHNFNGPPPPPNNFNGPPPPPPHNFNGPPPPPNNFNGLPPPPPNNFNRAPPPAPNNFNGPPPNNFNGPPSYNYAPPSPNPGEAPPHNYEGLQPNSHWGASQPNNYGGPSNSGRPWTQNSYGGMQPNAGEWSNNVHNNQQE, encoded by the exons ATGGCTGTGATTTTGAACACTGGCTCGTTGTCATGGAAAAGCCAGAGGAGAATCTCACGAGGGATGAGATTATCGACAGCTATATCAAAACGCTTGCCATGGTTGTCGGAAG TTTGTTACAGTGAGGAAGAAGCTAGGATGAAAATATACTCTGTTTCAACTAGATGCTACTTTGCATTTGGGTGTCTTGTTTCTGAAGAACTTTCTTACAAAATCAAAG AGCTGCCTAAGGTTCGTTGGGTCCTTCCTGATTCATACTTGGACGTTAAGAATAAAGATTATGGAG GGGAGCCTTTTATAAATGGACAAGCTGTTCCGTATGACCCGAAGTACCATGAGGAATGGATTAAAAACAATGCTAGAGCAAATGAGAGGAATAAGCGCAATGATAGGTCTCGCAATTTTGATAGGTCAAGAAACTTTGAGAGGAGGAGggaaaatatgcaaaatagaGAATTTCCAAATGCTTCAGCGAATAAACTTACTGGACCGAGCATGAGTCCACCAGCTCCAAGTAGTATGCCACCCAACAACTTTAGTCCCAGCATGCCTCCTCAAAACCATGCTAGAATGCCCGAAGGTAACTATCTGGGAGGACCACCACCTCCGAACAATTTTAATATACCGCCGCCGCCGCACAACTTCAATGGACCACCACCCCCACCGAACAACTTTAACGGACCGCCACCACCACCACCTCACAACTTTAACGGgccaccaccaccaccaaaCAACTTTAATGGactaccaccaccaccaccgaACAACTTTAATAGAGCACCTCCACCAGCACCGAACAACTTTAATGGACCACCACCAAACAACTTTAACGGACCACCATCATACAACTATGCACCACCATCACCAAACCCTGGGGAAGCACCACCGCACAACTATGAGGGGCTGCAGCCAAACAGCCATTGGGGAGCATCACAGCCAAACAACTATGGTGGACCTTCAAACTCTGGCAGGCCATGGACACAGAACAGCTATGGAGGGATGCAACCTAATGCTGGTGAATGGTCTAATAATGTGCATAACAATCAACAAGAATAG
- the LOC120081489 gene encoding multiple organellar RNA editing factor 8, chloroplastic/mitochondrial-like isoform X1, protein MATQLFSRSLPKTLILASMFSRSFLTATGAAISASSHSSFSFLRRLRPLAAIVAADFRCLSAAPSVREFATRAASSSLNDPNPNWSNRPPKETILLDGCDFEHWLVVMEKPEENLTRDEIIDSYIKTLAMVVGSEEEARMKIYSVSTRCYFAFGCLVSEELSYKIKELPKVRWVLPDSYLDVKNKDYGGEPFINGQAVPYDPKYHEEWIKNNARANERNKRNDRSRNFDRSRNFERRRENMQNREFPNASANKLTGPSMSPPAPSSMPPNNFSPSMPPQNHARMPEGNYLGGPPPPNNFNIPPPPHNFNGPPPPPNNFNGPPPPPPHNFNGPPPPPNNFNGLPPPPPNNFNRAPPPAPNNFNGPPPNNFNGPPSYNYAPPSPNPGEAPPHNYEGLQPNSHWGASQPNNYGGPSNSGRPWTQNSYGGMQPNAGEWSNNVHNNQQE, encoded by the exons ATGGCGACTCAGCTCTTCTCTCGTTCTCTCcctaaaaccctaattttggcTTCTATGTTCTCTCGTTCCTTTCTCACTGCCACCGGAGCCGCCATCTCCGCCTCCTCTCACTCCTCTTTCTCCTTTCTGCGTCGCCTCCGACCCCTCGCTGCTATAGTCGCCGCTGATTTCCGCTGTCTCTCTGCAGCTCCGAGCGTGAGGGAGTTCGCTACCCGTGCCGCTTCTTCATCTCTCAATGATCCGAATCCTAACTGGTCTAATCGCCCACCCAAGGAGACCATATTGCTTGATGGCTGTGATTTTGAACACTGGCTCGTTGTCATGGAAAAGCCAGAGGAGAATCTCACGAGGGATGAGATTATCGACAGCTATATCAAAACGCTTGCCATGGTTGTCGGAAG TGAGGAAGAAGCTAGGATGAAAATATACTCTGTTTCAACTAGATGCTACTTTGCATTTGGGTGTCTTGTTTCTGAAGAACTTTCTTACAAAATCAAAG AGCTGCCTAAGGTTCGTTGGGTCCTTCCTGATTCATACTTGGACGTTAAGAATAAAGATTATGGAG GGGAGCCTTTTATAAATGGACAAGCTGTTCCGTATGACCCGAAGTACCATGAGGAATGGATTAAAAACAATGCTAGAGCAAATGAGAGGAATAAGCGCAATGATAGGTCTCGCAATTTTGATAGGTCAAGAAACTTTGAGAGGAGGAGggaaaatatgcaaaatagaGAATTTCCAAATGCTTCAGCGAATAAACTTACTGGACCGAGCATGAGTCCACCAGCTCCAAGTAGTATGCCACCCAACAACTTTAGTCCCAGCATGCCTCCTCAAAACCATGCTAGAATGCCCGAAGGTAACTATCTGGGAGGACCACCACCTCCGAACAATTTTAATATACCGCCGCCGCCGCACAACTTCAATGGACCACCACCCCCACCGAACAACTTTAACGGACCGCCACCACCACCACCTCACAACTTTAACGGgccaccaccaccaccaaaCAACTTTAATGGactaccaccaccaccaccgaACAACTTTAATAGAGCACCTCCACCAGCACCGAACAACTTTAATGGACCACCACCAAACAACTTTAACGGACCACCATCATACAACTATGCACCACCATCACCAAACCCTGGGGAAGCACCACCGCACAACTATGAGGGGCTGCAGCCAAACAGCCATTGGGGAGCATCACAGCCAAACAACTATGGTGGACCTTCAAACTCTGGCAGGCCATGGACACAGAACAGCTATGGAGGGATGCAACCTAATGCTGGTGAATGGTCTAATAATGTGCATAACAATCAACAAGAATAG